In Mercenaria mercenaria strain notata chromosome 14, MADL_Memer_1, whole genome shotgun sequence, the following are encoded in one genomic region:
- the LOC128548513 gene encoding uncharacterized protein LOC128548513, translating into MRRKYYECSMVQCVGNVFLFLNEDGEYQEPGTITQRFGSFIEGTTTIGMRSDIDEIDVELNDVIEEGFEGTHAKNVNTIVLVTDMFTPPGFVKMKVDAGGRYKDFIIEKDGNGNCLLSNVYTEDYKHHMAVFHQTGDLEKHGPALTNFNEPENQIESIDAIIAFHCKTGLSFNQEFFNRKRYYGWPRQSDLEKMKGQGCLLVPTGHSCCDRKHRIFQWRISFSFQERQIMLNLNDAQHKCYILLKLVKKSHISPVVGLTFYHCKTALFYTIENTASVIWSEENLLNCFILCLKRLKKWSRNRFCPNYFLPELNLFTGKIDNQGNIQFARIMSIIIKNPTEFLQKIPTDNFGKLVRLYAAEATDDGIIEEEVKANVANKLYKLLADITNSLFHIRSIVLQKILYRCTDMDEIIQRHFKWLHTINSLQEKNAVGEYQLDRVKWVLPHVCRFLHTSLASHLAIKAWETKEMIDGKDKETMETKQKGMDTDEIMTIEADNVAMKIEEMEVETEKIVTETEERDVERQKSVTENTIKIDAEREKKLICWLTLNASYHFLMGLDSDVMSSKMKLATVLLYTGHLDIETF; encoded by the coding sequence ATGCGAAGGAAGTATTACGAATGTAGTATGGTCCAGTGTGTAGGAAATGTGTTTCTATTTCTAAACGAAGACGGGGAGTACCAAGAACCAGGGACAATAACTCAACGATTTGGCAGTTTCATCGAAGGGACAACGACCATTGGAATGCGATCCGACATTGATGAAATTGATGTTGAATTGAATGACGTTATAGAAGAAGGATTTGAAGGAACACATGCGAAAAACGTGAACACAATTGTCTTGGTAACGGATATGTTTACACCGCCGGgttttgtgaaaatgaaagtagatgcAGGAGGTAGATATAAGGACTTTATAATCGAGAAAGATGGGAATGGAAATTGCCTTTTGTCCAATGTCTACACGGAAGACTATAAACATCACATGGCTGTCTTTCATCAAACGGGAGATCTTGAAAAACATGGACCTGCTTTGACTAACTTCAACGAACCAGAAAATCAAATTGAATCAATAGATGCTATTATAGCATTTCATTGCAAGACAGGTTTATCTTTTAACCAGGAATTTTTCAACCGTAAAAGGTACTACGGGTGGCCGAGACAGTCGGACTTGGAAAAAATGAAAGGTCAAGGATGTCTACTAGTCCCTACGGGCCATAGCTGCTGCGACAGAAAACATCGCATTTTCCAGTGGAGAATTTCATTCTCTTTCCAGGAACGACAAATCATGCTAAATCTCAATGATGCACAGCACAAGTGCTATATCCTATTAAAACTGGTGAAAAAATCCCACATCTCACCAGTCGTAGGTTTGACGTTCTATCACTGTAAAACAGCTTTATTTTACACGATTGAAAACACGGCTAGTGTTATTTGGAGCGAAGAAAATTTGCTGAATTGTTTTATACTGTGCTTAAAGAGACTAAAGAAGTGGTCGAGGAACCGTTTCTGTCCGAATTACTTTCTCCCAGAACTGAATTTATTCACTGGGAAAATAGATAATCAGGGAAATATTCAGTTTGCTCGAATTATGTCAATCATTATCAAAAATCCAACTGAGTTCCTGCAGAAAATACCAACTGACAATTTTGGAAAGTTAGTTCGCCTGTATGCAGCCGAGGCTACAGATGATGGGATCATCGAAGAAGAAGTTAAGGCAAATGTGgcaaataaattgtacaaactGCTTGCGGATATAACAAACTCGTTATTTCATATTAGAAGCATCGTTCTGCAAAAGATATTATACAGATGCACAGACATGGATGAGATTATCCAAAGACATTTTAAGTGGTTGCACACCATCAACTCGCTTCAAGAAAAGAATGCAGTTGGAGAGTATCAACTCGATCGTGTGAAGTGGGTTCTTCCGCATGTCTGCAGATTTTTGCATACAAGTCTGGCAAGTCATTTGGCAATAAAAGCTTGGGAGACAAAGGAAATGATTGACGGGAAAGACAAAGAAACTATGGAGACTAAACAAAAAGGTATGGATACAGATGAGATAATGACTATAGAGGCAGACAATGTAGCTATGAAAATAGAAGAAATGGAGGTGGAGACAGAGAAAATCGTAACGGAGACAGAAGAAAGAGATGTGGAGAGACAGAAATCAGTCAcggaaaatacaataaaaatagaTGCGGAGCGAGAGAAAAAGCTGATATGTTGGCTGACGCTTAATGCCTCTTACCATTTCTTGATGGGACTGGACTCGGATGTAATGTCCAGCAAAATGAAACTCGCAACTGTTTTGTTGTATACCGGACATCTTGatatagaaacattttaa